The Euwallacea similis isolate ESF13 chromosome 7, ESF131.1, whole genome shotgun sequence genome has a window encoding:
- the LOC136410019 gene encoding facilitated trehalose transporter Tret1-2 homolog produces the protein MSVNTICGHQNNTIKFKFRQTLTALGPILITISLGLAEGYSAILLPQLEEDETWNVSLELSSWIASIATLPMSSGCIVGGFLMEMIGRRMLHLLTCIPCLMGWLLIAFSGHSIELLLAGRFLTGMCVGILSPVLLVYVAETSDPSFRGFLLPGVSFALNLGIAIAHIMGTYLKWKLVASLACTYPLLCFTFMLFVPESPTYLIKQGKIELATKGFMWLRSDSEESRSELNILISKQQHEATQPKKTFGKHLQIFKKPEFYKPLIILLVFFSTMQWSGNNPIAFYTINILKEVLGDSLNPYTSMLIMDAVRIVGSIIGCFGQRYMPRRLLMVLSCLGTLVSLLVLSIYSYLNINIAWLAVLCLVSYIFFVNSGLLPLPYSMSGELFAQSSRGLGSGIVTLFNMILMFVLVKITPALFSELHTGGAFLLFGVSCLVGMVALIWLLPETKDKSLHEIEDFFRGTGRGKSQSEPNNLSIQ, from the exons ATGAGTGTAAACACCATTTGCGGTCACCAGAATAATACCATCAAGTTCAAATTTAGACAA ACCCTCACAGCATTAGGGCCCATACTAATCACAATAAGTCTAGGACTAGCTGAGGGATATTCGGCCATATTGTTGCCCCAACTTGAGGAAGATGAGACATGGAACGTCAGTTTGGAGCTATCTTCTTGGATTG CCTCAATTGCCACCCTTCCAATGTCATCAGGATGCATCGTGGGGggatttttaatggaaatgaTTGGCAGGAGAATGTTGCATTTGCTAACCTGCATTCCCTGTCTCATGGGATGGCTGCTGATTGCTTTCAGCGGTCATAGCATCGAGTTGTTGCTTGCAGGCAGATTTTTAACAG GTATGTGCGTCGGAATCTTAAGCCCAGTTCTTTTGGTATATGTGGCCGAAACGTCCGATCCCTCCTTTAGAGGTTTTTTGCTGCCGGGCGTGTCTTTCGCTCTGAACTTAGGCATCGCGATAGCCCACATAATGGGAACTTACTTGAAGTGGAAACTTGTGGCATCGTTGGCCTGCACTTATCCCTTGCTCTGCTTTACTTTCATGCTTTTTGTCCCCGAATCGCCAACTTATTTGATTAAACAAGGAAAGATAGAACTTGCCACCAAAGGATTTATGTG GCTTCGTAGTGATTCTGAGGAATCACGATCCGAACTGAACATTCTGATATCAAAGCAACAACACGAAGCAACCCAACCGAAGAAAACCTTCGGGAAACATCTGCAAATATTCAAGAAACCCGAATTCTACAAACCCCTCATAATCCTCCTCGTGTTCTTCAGTACTATGCAATGGTCTGGCAACAACCCCATTGCATTCTACACTATTAACATCCTTAAAGAAGTCTTGGGAGACTCCTTGAATCCTTACACCTCTATGTTGATAATGGATGCTGTGAGGATCGTCGGTTCAATTATAGGGTGTTTTGGACAACGATATATGCCCAGACGACTTTTGATGGTTTTAAGTTGCTTAGGCACCTTAGTTTCATTATTAGTTCTCAGTATATATTCGTATTTGAACATTAACATTGCCTGGCTGGCAGTTTTGTGCCTAGTCagctatatttttttcgtaaattctGGATTATTACCTCTGCCCTATTCGATGAGTGGAGAATTGTTTGCGCAATCTTCCAGAGGATTGGGCAGTGGGATCGTGACTTTGTTCAACATGATTCTGATGTTTGTTTTGGTGAAAATTACTCCAGCTTTGTTTTCTGAGCTTCACACAGGAGGTGCTTTTCTGCTGTTTGGGGTCAGTTGCTTGGTGGGAATGGTAGCACTAATTTGGTTGCTGCCCGAAACTAAGGACAAGAGCCTGCATGAGATTGAAGACTTTTTCAGAGGAACTGGAAGGGGAAAATCACAATCTGAGCCAAATAATCTTTCAATTCAATAA